The genomic interval TCCTCGGCGGGATTATTTCTTTTTTAGGATTTACGCTTCCTTCTGTGATTGCTCTAATGATCTTTGCTAGTGTTATAGAGGGCTTAGATATAGGGAACGCAGGTTGGATACATGGTCTTAAAATTGTTGCGGTTGCCATTGTTGCACATGCAATACTGGGTATGGCAAAGAATTTAACACCAGACTTAAAAAGAAAGACGATAGCACTCTTTGCATTAGTACTTACACTCTTATGGCAAAGTGTCTTTTCCCAAGTAGGGGTAATTATATTATCAGCTTTAATCGGCTATTTTCTATATAAGCAGCAAGCAATGCAGCAAAATCATGCAGAAGTCACTTTTCCAATTTCAAAAAGAGTAGCAAGTGTATCATTACTGCTATTTTTTGCCCTTCTTTTCCTTTTACCAGTTATTCGGGAGGTATTTGCATACCCATGGATTGCCATGTTTGATAGTTTTTATCGTTCTGGCTCTCTTGTATTTGGAGGAGGACATGTAGTTTTGCCTCTTTTAGAGCGTGAATTTGTCCCTGGTGGATGGTTAAGCGAAGAGGCATTTCTTGCAGGATACGGTGCAACACAGGCAGTTCCTGGTCCTTTATTTACATTTGCTGCATATATTGGAACCGTCTTGAATGGATGGGGAGGGGGATTACTTGCGACATTC from Niallia sp. FSL W8-0635 carries:
- the chrA gene encoding chromate efflux transporter yields the protein MEKAKQWKKSKTFLEILLISTKLGFTSFGGPVAHLGYFHDEYVRRRKWLDEKSYADLVALCQFLPGPASSQVGIGIGILRGGLLGGIISFLGFTLPSVIALMIFASVIEGLDIGNAGWIHGLKIVAVAIVAHAILGMAKNLTPDLKRKTIALFALVLTLLWQSVFSQVGVIILSALIGYFLYKQQAMQQNHAEVTFPISKRVASVSLLLFFALLFLLPVIREVFAYPWIAMFDSFYRSGSLVFGGGHVVLPLLEREFVPGGWLSEEAFLAGYGATQAVPGPLFTFAAYIGTVLNGWGGGLLATFAIFLPAFLLILGTLPFWNSLRTNPNIQGALMGVNAAVVGILISAFYHPIWTSSIIDASDFAFAAILFSMLVYWKLPPWIIVITGAIGGMLLSYLPI